One Fundulus heteroclitus isolate FHET01 chromosome 1, MU-UCD_Fhet_4.1, whole genome shotgun sequence genomic window carries:
- the gpr61 gene encoding G-protein coupled receptor 61, whose protein sequence is MEHPIRPRPSWNVSASTFQTSFRPNVSNVTGQIRTAGDGIDLNWTLGLCAMLVMDVLAVVGNLAVMIVITKTPQLRKFAFVFHLCLVDLLAALLVMPLGMLSDRILEDEALCRSYLCLSVCLVSAAILTICAINVERYYYIVYPMRHEVKMTVGVVVAVLVGIWIKALIMSMLPLLGYLLQGPPAVGTPEVLIPRQRHCSLHWTGGRTTRLIFMVFFTVIYFLCPMLIILVVYCNMFKVARVASMHRGPNPTWVDTSRQRSDSVSSHSTMAASLGGTGARATPQRTFSGGKAAAVLVAVGGQFFCCWLPYFSFHLYSAVISTSPASLTQLEDVVTWIGYFCFTSNPFFYGCLNRQIREELSRHLACLFKRAGPTEGEQLASREASIEENFLQFLQGTGCNLEPCNSHSRVSLEEAGTEGVQESAVEQNTPADFHIPGQILEETAEFIQHQQLNNELCVSNNCFKTVPEM, encoded by the coding sequence ATGGAGCATCCCATCAGACCAAGGCCCTCCTGGAACGTGTCCGCCTCCACATTCCAAACCTCCTTTCGACCGAACGTCTCCAATGTGACCGGGCAGATCAGGACTGCTGGGGATGGGATAGATCTGAACTGGACCTTGGGGCTGTGCGCTATGCTCGTCATGGACGTTCTGGCAGTGGTGGGGAACTTGGCCGTGATGATTGTCATCACCAAAACGCCGCAGCTGAGGAAGTTTGCCTTCGTGTTTCACCTGTGTCTGGTGGACCTGCTGGCGGCGCTGCTGGTGATGCCTCTGGGGATGCTATCAGACAGGATCCTGGAGGACGAGGCCCTGTGTCGAAGCTACCTCTGCCTCAGCGTGTGTCTGGTGAGCGCTGCCATCCTCACGATCTGTGCGATCAACGTGGAGCGGTACTACTACATTGTCTATCCCATGCGTCATGAGGTGAAGATGACGGTCGGGGTGGTGGTAGCAGTGCTGGTCGGGATCTGGATTAAAGCTCTCATCATGTCAATGCTGCCCCTGCTAGGATATCTTCTCCAGGGGCCCCCGGCTGTGGGGACTCCCGAAGTCCTCATTCCCCGTCAGAGACACTGCTCCCTCCACTGGACAGGAGGCAGGACCACGCGCCTAATTTTCatggttttctttactgtgatCTATTTTCTGTGCCCCATGCTGATCATTCTGGTGGTCTACTGCAATATGTTTAAGGTGGCCCGAGTGGCATCCATGCACCGCGGTCCCAACCCCACCTGGGTAGACACGTCAAGGCAACGCTCCGACTCTGTCAGCAGCCACTCCACCATGGCAGCAAGCCTTGGAGGCACCGGAGCCCGTGCAACTCCTCAAAGGACCTTCAGCGGCGGGAAGGCCGCAGCAGTTCTGGTGGCAGTCGGAGGCCAGTTCTTCTGCTGCTGGCTGCCATATTTCTCCTTTCACCTCTACTCCGCTGTTATTTCAACCTCCCCGGCCTCGCTGACCCAACTGGAGGATGTGGTCACGTGGATTGGCTATTTCTGCTTCACCTCCAATCCCTTTTTCTACGGGTGCCTGAATCGACAGATTCGAGAAGAGCTAAGCCGCCACCTGGCTTGCCTTTTCAAGAGGGCCGGGCCCACCGAGGGAGAACAGCTGGCCAGCCGCGAAGCCTCCATCGAGGAGAACTTTTTACAGTTCCTTCAGGGCACTGGATGCAATCTGGAGCCCTGCAACTCTCACAGCAGAGTCAGCCTGGAGGAGGCAGGAACGGAGGGTGTTCAGGAATCAGCTGTTGAGCAGAACACGCCAGCTGACTTCCACATCCCAGGGCAGATCCTTGAGGAAACCGCAGAGTTCATACAGCATCAGCAGCTGAACAATGAGCTTTGTGTATCGAATAACTGCTTCAAGACTGTACCCGAGATGTAG